In Candidatus Obscuribacterales bacterium, the following proteins share a genomic window:
- a CDS encoding alpha-D-glucose phosphate-specific phosphoglucomutase, whose product MNIHTVSTQPFDDQKPGTSGLRKSVTAFQTRNYLENFVQSIFDSLEGYAGSTLVVGGDGRYYNRVAIQVILKMAAANGFGRVLVGQGGILSTPAASCIIRKYQAFGGIILSASHNPGGPDGDFGIKYNIGNGGPAPEKVTEAIYARSQTIDQFKILEVADVDLDQLGSVQLGEMTVEVIDAVADYAELMQSLFDFDRIRAYLSSTAFRMSIDSMHAVTGPYAQVIFEQLLGAPAGTVVNGVPLEDFGGGHPDPNLVYAHDLVELLFGKDAPDFGAASDGDGDRNMILGQRFFVTPSDSLAILAANATLVPGYKNGLAGIARSMPTSQAPDRVAAALGIDCYETPTGWKFFGNLLDAGKATLCGEESFGTGSNHVREKDGLWAVLFWLNVLAVRQESVEAIVTEHWKTYGRNYYSRHDYEEVASEPANQLMDNLRSLVPTLKGKIYGKYEVDYGDDFSYTDPVDGSISKKQGIRIGFTDGSRIVFRLSGTGTKGATLRLYVESYEADPAKQGLDPQDALSDLIAIADEIAQIRTLTGRDKPTVIT is encoded by the coding sequence GGTGGGCGGCGATGGACGATACTACAATCGGGTCGCCATCCAAGTCATTCTTAAAATGGCGGCAGCCAACGGCTTTGGGCGCGTGTTGGTGGGTCAAGGCGGTATCTTGTCAACCCCCGCAGCCTCCTGCATTATCCGCAAATATCAAGCCTTTGGAGGCATCATCCTATCCGCCAGCCACAACCCCGGCGGCCCCGATGGCGACTTTGGCATTAAGTACAACATCGGCAATGGCGGCCCTGCCCCCGAAAAGGTGACGGAAGCCATCTATGCTCGCAGCCAGACGATCGACCAGTTCAAGATTCTAGAAGTTGCGGATGTGGATCTCGATCAACTGGGTTCCGTGCAGCTCGGCGAGATGACCGTGGAGGTGATCGACGCCGTTGCCGACTACGCCGAACTCATGCAGTCCCTATTTGACTTCGATCGCATCCGTGCTTACCTATCCAGCACCGCCTTCCGCATGAGCATAGACTCGATGCACGCCGTCACCGGCCCCTACGCTCAGGTGATTTTCGAACAGTTACTAGGTGCGCCAGCAGGCACGGTGGTGAATGGTGTTCCCCTAGAAGACTTCGGCGGCGGCCACCCCGATCCAAACCTGGTCTATGCCCATGACTTGGTGGAACTCCTGTTTGGCAAGGATGCGCCTGATTTTGGAGCTGCATCGGATGGAGACGGCGATCGCAACATGATCCTCGGACAACGCTTCTTCGTCACCCCTAGCGATAGCTTAGCCATCTTAGCCGCCAATGCCACCCTGGTACCCGGCTACAAAAATGGACTGGCCGGCATCGCCCGCTCCATGCCCACCAGCCAAGCCCCCGACCGCGTCGCCGCTGCTTTGGGGATTGACTGCTACGAAACACCCACCGGCTGGAAGTTCTTCGGCAACTTACTGGATGCAGGTAAGGCGACTCTCTGCGGCGAGGAAAGCTTCGGCACAGGTTCTAATCATGTGCGTGAAAAAGATGGCCTGTGGGCGGTCTTATTTTGGCTGAATGTCTTAGCTGTTCGTCAAGAATCAGTGGAAGCGATCGTCACCGAGCACTGGAAAACCTATGGTCGCAACTACTACTCTCGCCATGACTATGAAGAAGTAGCTAGCGAACCAGCCAATCAACTCATGGATAACTTGCGATCGCTTGTCCCAACCCTGAAGGGTAAGATTTACGGCAAGTATGAGGTTGACTATGGCGATGACTTTAGCTATACCGACCCCGTAGACGGCAGCATCAGCAAGAAGCAAGGCATCCGTATTGGCTTCACCGATGGCTCCCGCATCGTCTTCCGCCTCTCGGGTACCGGCACCAAGGGTGCAACCCTGCGGCTGTACGTGGAAAGCTACGAAGCCGATCCAGCTAAGCAAGGACTTGATCCTCAAGATGCCCTCAGTGACCTGATTGCGATCGCTGATGAGATAGCTCAAATTCGGACACTCACAGGTCGCGACAAGCCTACAGTGATCACCTAA